TCATCAGAGATAATGTAAGCCATTCGTGGCACCTCCTATCCGTTCTAACTTCATCAAATTATGAAAAAAGGTATTTCTCCTTGTTCCATTTAGATTATTATAACATAAATATTTATATTTGCAAACATTTTTTTAAAAAAAAGTGGATTTTTATTCCAAATTCTTTAATTTTTTCATTTCTTCTGGGTTTACACGTACTTCTGCAGACTTCAAAACGGTTACGTCGCTGACATGCATCAGGTGTGAAACACCCTCTGCATCCTTGTCAAAGTGTATTTTTAGCATGCCGCGCAGAAGATTCACCTCCACAACCTTGCCTTTGCCCTCGGGCGTGTTAACCAGCGAGCCGACATTCGGGGTGGTTTTGAGCAAATCCTCGTAGGCTTCCTGCTCGTATTTCAAACAGCACATCAGTCTGGAACAGGTGCCTGAGATCTTAGTGGGGTTTAATGAAAGGTTTTGTTCCTTTGCCATTTTGATGGAAACCGGTTCAAAACCGCCTAAATGGGATGCACAGCAAAGCTTTCTGCCACAGATGCCAAGACCGCCTAACATTTTTGCTTCGTCACGCACACCGATTTGCCGAAGCTCAATGCGGGTGCGGAATACGGAAGCTAAATCCTTTACCAGGTCACGGAAATCCACTCTGCCGTCTGCGGTGAAGTAGAATAAAATCTTGTTCTGGTCAAATGTATATTCCACTTCTACCAGCTTCATGTCTAAGTTATGCTTTTCGATTTTTTCCTGACAGATTTTAAAGGCTTCTTTTTCTTTTTTAATATTGTCCTCTGCTCTTTGAATGTCCTGCTCGGTTGCAACGCGTAAAACGGGCTTTAACGGTGAGATAACATTCTTTTCATCTGTCATTTTGTTTGCAATGGCAACGTCGC
The window above is part of the Clostridia bacterium genome. Proteins encoded here:
- a CDS encoding stage 0 sporulation family protein, which gives rise to MIEIVGIKFKDGGKVYYFDPAGNKLELGAKAVVETARGVELGDVAIANKMTDEKNVISPLKPVLRVATEQDIQRAEDNIKKEKEAFKICQEKIEKHNLDMKLVEVEYTFDQNKILFYFTADGRVDFRDLVKDLASVFRTRIELRQIGVRDEAKMLGGLGICGRKLCCASHLGGFEPVSIKMAKEQNLSLNPTKISGTCSRLMCCLKYEQEAYEDLLKTTPNVGSLVNTPEGKGKVVEVNLLRGMLKIHFDKDAEGVSHLMHVSDVTVLKSAEVRVNPEEMKKLKNLE